The DNA sequence aaatgatttgcatttcaattctgacatccaaaggcacaacaatacatgtttttcttttattccatgGAATTTTACTGTTTCCCTCCACTTGTTACCAGGGTTTTTCTGCCACCACAATGCACGTGCAGCTGCAAGTGACGTAACTGTGATGTCTACTCCAAATCGGTCTATAATAACATgttattttatgatatataggtgtgtgtgtatatgtgtttttTCATCTGATACGTTTTAACTCTTATTTAAGAAAAGACTTGTTTTGcctttgaatttttatttttattttttatccttttgacagataattgttctttttttaaaaacctaacTAAATGTCaataacattttcagaaaacaagacgctatctttagtcattttgcttctcaagtaaatgcatcttgattcaagaatttagATTTAGATATTTATAGAACAAGACAAATACtaatacaatattattttgcaatgcatgGAATACCCCTCTGGACGACTAAGTTGCCTGTCATTTAAAACAATAGGAGAGCCAAACTGCTCACGTTCATCTCGTTGTGTCACATATTTTCATGTAGCGGTTCAGTAAATCACAGAAACAGAGATATGAGCATCTCCCATCAGTTTAGCTGCACCCTACTtgggtaaaaataaaactgaggtAAACTGAGGTAAAACAACAAAGCTGCTTAACGTCTGTGTTATTATATGGAACCCTGTTGATAAACGTGTCAGCTAGGAAAGAACCAGAGAGAGGGAACTCATTTATACTAGTGTCAGGCAGTTGAGCCTCTGTTAGATTGTAAAGTGCTGGTGGTGAGAACAGTGGAacaaaaattcaattcaaaagtCAATGTCCATACAGATTCAGAGAAGATACTCCACAGcataagaaattaaaacatGCAATACAGTCACAAACATAATTCTAAATGCTGATTGTTGTTTAGAGGAAAGACAGTATCcataaaaatgtgcaaatgaCACTTACATGAAGAGAGTGTCTCTGGGCTGACAGTATCACTGGCTTCACTGACTCCCACTTTACCCACTATCCTGTAGCGGATCAGGTACTGCTTTCCAGGCTCCAATCCAGTCAGCTTGAAGTCTTCATAAGCTGCGTCTATGACAAGCCACCGTTCCTCAGCTCCAGAATCTGCATTCACCTGCTGGTACTCCACTCTGTACTTCACTGTTTGTCCAGTTGGGGACTTCTGCAGTTTCAGGGACACAGTATGTTCCAGGACATTCTTTACTGTTGGTGTGGGCGGCTTGGACATGGGCTGGAACTTTGTGTCTGTCAGTTTCCCATTTTCATACAGATAGATGGAGGAGCCTGGAATGGAGGGATTGGAGATGGCAGAAATAATGAATCGGATattcttctcatttttattgGCCTCTGAAAATTTCTTGAAGACCAATAAGTTCTCTCTCATCTTTGCAATGACTTCAGGATCTTTGAACCACTTTCTGATGTTTGATGTCACAGaaggcaagtttattttttcatctAGCTCTTTAAACTTGTCAGATTTTTGAAACTCTTTCAGGGTTGAAAGATATGGGTCATTATATTTTAGAGATGTGAAGGTCAAGCACACTATGACATGAATATCTGGATCAAGAAGGATGCCGTTGAGCCTGTCTGAATCTTCAGTGTTGATCTCATTCAGCGTCTTGCTGTGATTATTCAATAAGTAAAGCTCAGACTTTGCATCATCTAACCATTGGTTAAGCAAGTCAGCTTTAAAAGGGGAGCTGCTGTGTATCTTCAGGATGTTTTCCAGGGATTGTTCCTCCATACCTCCTCCTCGAATGGCAGGCAAGACCCTGGCCAATGCTTTCTGGAGCACCATCTTGTAATTGATAAATGAATCCTGAAATGAGTGCAACCTTGCTTTAATGTCACTGAAAACATTTTCCTCTGTTCTACTGGACAGGTCATTGCATGTCCTCTCTACCTCCGCCAGGTCCTCCATCATATCTTCAGTGTTGGAAATCAAACGTGTGCTGATTTCTCTCACCAACCGAGCTGCGTTTGTATCCAGTAAAGATAGAGGATAGAGCCAGACTTTTATTGGCACTGCATTCTGTGGATTGGCCTTCAGCTGTTTGGGGAGGTTCTTGTACACCTCTAGTGCCTCCAGGTACGTGGTGGGATTCTGCTCAAGATGGAAGTCACCGTGAAATGTGCAGGTGATATTCTCAGCCTTTTTATTATCTTCATCTGTCATTTTTACAGCTCCTTCTCCCTCAATGGAAAATCCAGGGATCTTCTTGACCATGACATTCAGTTCTCCCTCAATGTCCTGCTTGTTTTCATCTTCTGCAAATGAGCGTTCAAATACCATGAAGGCTTGCGCTCCGTACAGCACAGCCGTGACCACATGAGTTGCAGTTTTCTTCTCAAACACCTCAGGGTAGGTGATCTTGCCCAGCTGAGTCATAGTGAGTTGATCGAATCTTGAGTTTTCGCTGTAATCCATTGTTACTCTGGACTGTTGGTTGGAGGATTTGGTGTTACGCAGGTACCTGGCAGATCCTCTCACCACCACCAGCCCCCCCAAAAAGCTGGCCTTCAGGGAAGCGCTTACATCTAGAAGACTGGACTTACTAGAGAGAGAGTCAGAGCTACTGAACTTCACATCTGTCATGGGCTGCGGACGACTGTCCAAATCTTCCCTCAGCGATTTCTTATCCCACAGAGTAACACCTGAAATGAGAAATGGTTTTAACAGTTACATATGAGGAAACAATGTACAACTGAAGTAAAAATGCATCCTGTATCTGTAAGACAATTTTAAACTAATATTTGTGTGCTTCATTTTATTGTGTCTCAAATtggttatataaatatttttagtaatactttataactttcattaataagttattaacaaacattatataatgcttaacagatcattagttaatgtataGTCATATAGCTTGTAACCGACCACAGTACGGTTActatgtttttttgtgtgtttttgtgctctAGGGGGCCCTATAGGCTGTTTTCCGTTTGGGGATAATACGTAGGTagcagtggggatttctttaagactgcaagggaagctcggcttcccctataatgtcaaaaaatgaatggtcaaatatgtactattgtgttaacattttattgactaaaaatgcgttagaacacgtttATCTCGAAGtcgagttcgttcagaatcagctacatatagcaggtcgctgactcgatttccttctcatacattcccgtagcgtcagtgtatttctctgttgaagcctagcgtccattgacttcaatggggctgctttgaacagttttttttcagtgcttcgaaactagacggtcattggataaatgctgcgattatgtcccgcccacggacgctcagcCAGGCCCGTTGCCAAGGGGGGGCATTAGGGGGCAGTGCCCCCCCCAAATGACTCAACGTGCCCCCCTGCTTACATGATCACGAGTGAACTTAATATTGAGAAcgaaaaacgtttattttactGATCTAGTCTATGAATATTGCGGGGGGGAAATCATGTATTCAACAGCATTTAGTTCAAAGAACCACTAATCTCTACAACGGTAAATTATTAGGAAGCTAATAACACAGTGGCGTAGCGGACGGGAACACAGTGGCGTAGCGGACGGGCACACAGTGTGGGGCGCGCAAACAGCAGCACATAAGGATTCACACCGTCACCTCATTCAaaatttttcagatttttatgtGCCTTTGTTCTGAATActataacatttaaatgatttgttgACAACTTCTGTTTTTTCTCTCCATGTAATTTTGTCTGATACGAGTCTAGGCTAtagcagatttttatttttatttgttaatccatgcagcaaaagttttaaaaatggctcgaaaaaaaaaaaaataaataaataaaaaaaaataaaaaaagcaaaaatactttttttgcattacaggtgcttttaaagaacttttcactattaacttgtttaaacaatgtaaaatgtataaaacattgtcataaattcgttgtattcccattttaaaatacaaattcacTGTTATAAGCCTAcagacagcaaaaaaaaaaaaaaaaaattgttttagcGTAACATATAGTGTAGCATGATGTATAGATAAATCATATAAGATAGTGtcttaactttaaaacatagCCTAAAACCCTTAAATCCCTTACAAAAATCTCCCTTTGCTCAGCTGCACATGCGATTGTGAATcaaattttatattgttattgttttattattattgtgttgttggaaatttaaaaataaaaaagctttaatTGCGAGTCATGTCCTTAATGCACAGACTATATTTTTGACACGTTTTGTCCGATCCATTGATATGGTTATTACATAGGCTATTGCAGTTTCGAGAGTAGCCTATAGCTAAATCTTTCATTTGTGGATGTTACTCCGAATAGGAAGAGTGTACATGGCATTTGGTTCTCTTAGTAGCATGATAAACAAAACTtatattcaaattctgaatggataaTATATGACAGAAAGCTCCCTTTATAGCAATTAAAAAGCTGTCACCCATCTAGTTCATCACGATTTCACAAAGTTATAATCAACAAATCTCTCTCTACACTGTGCAGTAAATCTCTATTTACATAGTGTTATAAAGAGAAGATTCGCGAGCGTGCAGAACTAAACTCTGGCGATTTGAGCGGTGATTCTAACATAGCCTACATACAAgtcataatataacatataacacAAAAGTCGACAGACtatctttttaaatatgttttaatatagaaCTTGATCAATTTAAGTAATAATACAGGTTGTTATTGTTTTGGTGAATGTCTGTTTCTAAGATCATAAAAAAGTGTGCCCCCCTATGAAAACGAAATGCCCCCCATTGAAGATTTTCTGGCGACGGCCCTgcgctcagcgtctctgggggtgaatggaggagtgggctggcctggactccgggcttctgcgtgatgattggagggtctgtcgaaagactgcatctccttttgattgacagcgattttgtactaaaaaaagtcgctgacgctgaagctattcgagctcagtcccatcgcggctttgcacttggttcttatcaatcattatattttttttttgttcatttataattacaaaaaatgctcctgacacttaggcaatacgacacgagcaagagtgctgtttttgtttcatttgtgttcgatccaaatccgcgttgtcttgggcgaatcactgattcactgagccgttcataaaaacagtgatttgattcgctcctgaaggattcagccgttttgaaagaatcgtttgaatgactcagtgattcaatcacgaacttctgccacctgctggccgtttttaagtttcccgtctaaaagaggcatattacattattttccaacatatttctatattcagaatttagtatttaaaacattaatctcataacattatttatgaaattataaatacggtctaaatgaataaatgccacatctaaatgtcacttcatgcagcttctgtgcagtgctaagatgagttttgtttagatcatttcatggataacaatagccagtcattcattcacattaattaagtattcagagaataatattgtctgttttcacttacatctatttatttattaaattttgattcattttgtagaattgaattataaattaagctggtatagtatcgtaagacatttttatggtatcatgacaaccctattatacaccacattgcttgtttcagtttaacctaattcccacatttcctccgtcgagtttaatatctttttttttttagattgtttgttcattcattcattcattcatacagtaggctagactagcatcactggaaaagacgcctagttggtacgccagggtcacagagcattttcttgaaaaggaacgtaaGGCAGGATTTACGtctaaataaatggacaatttttatgatgtaggccaaAAATGAGCTtaccctctttgaaagaccagcagccgccactggtAGGTAGGTAGTAGAGTAAGATACACCTGTTTGGTTAAGGAACAGCATGGCTGTCTCTCACGTAAACCTTATTGCTTAAAGTCTGCATGAAATCAGAatgtaaaatattcattttattagcaCAAACTGCTAGTCCTAAAGTGAACAATTATTCTGTGCAAGTTAATCCACTGAAAAATAATTGTCTAAgaaatctttaatcaaaatctgaTAATTTGCTTCCGCTCTGGAATTGCATTCCTTCTCTGATGACGTCAGTTTGACAGCTTGGGCAAAatatgcttaaagggatagttcatcaaaaatgaaaattctgtcattaattactcactctcatgtcgttccaaacctgtaagacctttgttaaTCTTCGGcacaaaaattaagatatttttgatgaaacccgagagctctctgaccctccatagacagcaagggtactaACACGGTCAAGGCCCTGTAGGGAGCAAATTTATTTccttataaaattaattctgaggctaaactcaggaactctcccaaagacagatgccatgcaataaagccatgAAACTAACCTGGAGAAGATATCTCCAAAGACAATGAaagatctccaaagagaacaaaagatcTTCAAAGAGAACAAACACCACCCTGACCAAACTTATCTCGTTGATCATTTACGACCCCATTCTCCCCTGCCCTCTctacctctctctcttttcccccaaaaaagcTTCACTCAAAGTTCATTGAGAATAGCTATATACCTATCATATATCTTGTGAAGCCGTTGTTTTCccccttcatgtttggtatcattttaaaggtctctgtgtgattggtaaaatggtctcaatttcacagtagtcacttatattatgggaaatattggaaacttaagttaactctgtgcttctgttgtgggcggtctcctttcaaaacctgataaacattgctctacaggtgtgaccatttggggcacgagaacagctcctaCTGAGGTTTCTCATCCCTTATACACAGAtgtaatctgttttggggcagataataattgtttatgggccttttgttctggtagtatttaagggtAAGTTGCAAATCAGTCGGGGCGATTCTGCAGtcagatcagcccgtagtgtggagggtatttaatatgttccatactatgtatcttcttcttgaattcaggtaaacattttattcttagattcatctttgaacgac is a window from the Onychostoma macrolepis isolate SWU-2019 chromosome 03, ASM1243209v1, whole genome shotgun sequence genome containing:
- the LOC131536770 gene encoding stonustoxin subunit alpha-like isoform X7 encodes the protein MVAPNVKRVTLWDKKSLREDLDSRPQPMTDVKFSSSDSLSSKSSLLDVSASLKASFLGGLVVVRGSARYLRNTKSSNQQSRVTMDYSENSRFDQLTMTQLGKITYPEVFEKKTATHVVTAVLYGAQAFMVFERSFAEDENKQDIEGELNVMVKKIPGFSIEGEGAVKMTDEDNKKAENITCTFHGDFHLEQNPTTYLEALEVYKNLPKQLKANPQNAVPIKVWLYPLSLLDTNAARLVREISTRLISNTEDMMEDLAEVERTCNDLSSRTEENVFSDIKARLHSFQDSFINYKMVLQKALARVLPAIRGGGMEEQSLENILKIHSSSPFKADLLNQWLDDAKSELYLLNNHSKTLNEINTEDSDRLNGILLDPDIHVIVCLTFTSLKYNDPYLSTLKEFQKSDKFKELDEKINLPSVTSNIRKWFKDPEVIAKMRENLLVFKKFSEANKNEKNIRFIISAISNPSIPGSSIYLYENGKLTDTKFQPMSKPPTPTVKNVLEHTVSLKLQKSPTGQTVKYRVEYQQVNADSGAEERWLVIDAAYEDFKLTGLEPGKQYLIRYRIVGKVGVSEASDTVSPETLSSLIVDDNSTLRADFIQELLPSAERTALLYHLAFLSLGGFPKLERLIRDQAIETQLLFRSSEALLLKCVGTISNLLTSLFPILKQAVEKNKPVLAVRYLMEAKELIKDIVAQVDDTVKRYDQHRKSVQTCTSDVYREQKETEEKKAEKSNEMKGEIPDPEHLKEVQVCLSQIQQILITLEMFWEKVDSILNMLKEKTFAGEELVDMEDMKDEFLSSIDDAGKHWEIFGLCCQRVQGAFSVQSKDAYKFLEINPSSLSEEERKRQYVSITEKLKKINPDPPALCDTQN
- the LOC131536770 gene encoding stonustoxin subunit alpha-like isoform X2; amino-acid sequence: MVAPNVKHMASEPIELAALGRPLFPGMLYDCRSDSFIPGVTLWDKKSLREDLDSRPQPMTDVKFSSSDSLSSKSSLLDVSASLKASFLGGLVVVRGSARYLRNTKSSNQQSRVTMDYSENSRFDQLTMTQLGKITYPEVFEKKTATHVVTAVLYGAQAFMVFERSFAEDENKQDIEGELNVMVKKIPGFSIEGEGAVKMTDEDNKKAENITCTFHGDFHLEQNPTTYLEALEVYKNLPKQLKANPQNAVPIKVWLYPLSLLDTNAARLVREISTRLISNTEDMMEDLAEVERTCNDLSSRTEENVFSDIKARLHSFQDSFINYKMVLQKALARVLPAIRGGGMEEQSLENILKIHSSSPFKADLLNQWLDDAKSELYLLNNHSKTLNEINTEDSDRLNGILLDPDIHVIVCLTFTSLKYNDPYLSTLKEFQKSDKFKELDEKINLPSVTSNIRKWFKDPEVIAKMRENLLVFKKFSEANKNEKNIRFIISAISNPSIPGSSIYLYENGKLTDTKFQPMSKPPTPTVKNVLEHTVSLKLQKSPTGQTVKYRVEYQQVNADSGAEERWLVIDAAYEDFKLTGLEPGKQYLIRYRIVGKVGVSEASDTVSPETLSSLIVDDNSTLRADFIQELLPSAERTALLYHLAFLSLGGFPKLERLIRDQAIETQLLFRSSEALLLKCVGTISNLLTSLFPILKQAVEKNKPVLAVRYLMEAKELIKDIVAQVDDTVKRYDQHRKSVQTCTSDVYREQKETEEKKAEKSNEMKGEIPDPEHLKEVQVCLSQIQQILITLEMFWEKVDSILNMLKEKTFAGEELVDMEDMKDEFLSSIDDAGKHWEIFGLCCQRVQGAFSVQSKDAYKFLEINPSSLSEEERKRQYVSITEKLKKINPDPPALCDTQN
- the LOC131536770 gene encoding stonustoxin subunit alpha-like isoform X6 yields the protein MLFPASTSDFRGVTLWDKKSLREDLDSRPQPMTDVKFSSSDSLSSKSSLLDVSASLKASFLGGLVVVRGSARYLRNTKSSNQQSRVTMDYSENSRFDQLTMTQLGKITYPEVFEKKTATHVVTAVLYGAQAFMVFERSFAEDENKQDIEGELNVMVKKIPGFSIEGEGAVKMTDEDNKKAENITCTFHGDFHLEQNPTTYLEALEVYKNLPKQLKANPQNAVPIKVWLYPLSLLDTNAARLVREISTRLISNTEDMMEDLAEVERTCNDLSSRTEENVFSDIKARLHSFQDSFINYKMVLQKALARVLPAIRGGGMEEQSLENILKIHSSSPFKADLLNQWLDDAKSELYLLNNHSKTLNEINTEDSDRLNGILLDPDIHVIVCLTFTSLKYNDPYLSTLKEFQKSDKFKELDEKINLPSVTSNIRKWFKDPEVIAKMRENLLVFKKFSEANKNEKNIRFIISAISNPSIPGSSIYLYENGKLTDTKFQPMSKPPTPTVKNVLEHTVSLKLQKSPTGQTVKYRVEYQQVNADSGAEERWLVIDAAYEDFKLTGLEPGKQYLIRYRIVGKVGVSEASDTVSPETLSSLIVDDNSTLRADFIQELLPSAERTALLYHLAFLSLGGFPKLERLIRDQAIETQLLFRSSEALLLKCVGTISNLLTSLFPILKQAVEKNKPVLAVRYLMEAKELIKDIVAQVDDTVKRYDQHRKSVQTCTSDVYREQKETEEKKAEKSNEMKGEIPDPEHLKEVQVCLSQIQQILITLEMFWEKVDSILNMLKEKTFAGEELVDMEDMKDEFLSSIDDAGKHWEIFGLCCQRVQGAFSVQSKDAYKFLEINPSSLSEEERKRQYVSITEKLKKINPDPPALCDTQN
- the LOC131536770 gene encoding cytolytic toxin-alpha-like isoform X4 — translated: MLFPASTSDFRDMASEPIELAALGRPLFPGVTLWDKKSLREDLDSRPQPMTDVKFSSSDSLSSKSSLLDVSASLKASFLGGLVVVRGSARYLRNTKSSNQQSRVTMDYSENSRFDQLTMTQLGKITYPEVFEKKTATHVVTAVLYGAQAFMVFERSFAEDENKQDIEGELNVMVKKIPGFSIEGEGAVKMTDEDNKKAENITCTFHGDFHLEQNPTTYLEALEVYKNLPKQLKANPQNAVPIKVWLYPLSLLDTNAARLVREISTRLISNTEDMMEDLAEVERTCNDLSSRTEENVFSDIKARLHSFQDSFINYKMVLQKALARVLPAIRGGGMEEQSLENILKIHSSSPFKADLLNQWLDDAKSELYLLNNHSKTLNEINTEDSDRLNGILLDPDIHVIVCLTFTSLKYNDPYLSTLKEFQKSDKFKELDEKINLPSVTSNIRKWFKDPEVIAKMRENLLVFKKFSEANKNEKNIRFIISAISNPSIPGSSIYLYENGKLTDTKFQPMSKPPTPTVKNVLEHTVSLKLQKSPTGQTVKYRVEYQQVNADSGAEERWLVIDAAYEDFKLTGLEPGKQYLIRYRIVGKVGVSEASDTVSPETLSSLIVDDNSTLRADFIQELLPSAERTALLYHLAFLSLGGFPKLERLIRDQAIETQLLFRSSEALLLKCVGTISNLLTSLFPILKQAVEKNKPVLAVRYLMEAKELIKDIVAQVDDTVKRYDQHRKSVQTCTSDVYREQKETEEKKAEKSNEMKGEIPDPEHLKEVQVCLSQIQQILITLEMFWEKVDSILNMLKEKTFAGEELVDMEDMKDEFLSSIDDAGKHWEIFGLCCQRVQGAFSVQSKDAYKFLEINPSSLSEEERKRQYVSITEKLKKINPDPPALCDTQN
- the LOC131536770 gene encoding stonustoxin subunit alpha-like isoform X1; the encoded protein is MLFPASTSDFRDMASEPIELAALGRPLFPGMLYDCRSDSFIPGVTLWDKKSLREDLDSRPQPMTDVKFSSSDSLSSKSSLLDVSASLKASFLGGLVVVRGSARYLRNTKSSNQQSRVTMDYSENSRFDQLTMTQLGKITYPEVFEKKTATHVVTAVLYGAQAFMVFERSFAEDENKQDIEGELNVMVKKIPGFSIEGEGAVKMTDEDNKKAENITCTFHGDFHLEQNPTTYLEALEVYKNLPKQLKANPQNAVPIKVWLYPLSLLDTNAARLVREISTRLISNTEDMMEDLAEVERTCNDLSSRTEENVFSDIKARLHSFQDSFINYKMVLQKALARVLPAIRGGGMEEQSLENILKIHSSSPFKADLLNQWLDDAKSELYLLNNHSKTLNEINTEDSDRLNGILLDPDIHVIVCLTFTSLKYNDPYLSTLKEFQKSDKFKELDEKINLPSVTSNIRKWFKDPEVIAKMRENLLVFKKFSEANKNEKNIRFIISAISNPSIPGSSIYLYENGKLTDTKFQPMSKPPTPTVKNVLEHTVSLKLQKSPTGQTVKYRVEYQQVNADSGAEERWLVIDAAYEDFKLTGLEPGKQYLIRYRIVGKVGVSEASDTVSPETLSSLIVDDNSTLRADFIQELLPSAERTALLYHLAFLSLGGFPKLERLIRDQAIETQLLFRSSEALLLKCVGTISNLLTSLFPILKQAVEKNKPVLAVRYLMEAKELIKDIVAQVDDTVKRYDQHRKSVQTCTSDVYREQKETEEKKAEKSNEMKGEIPDPEHLKEVQVCLSQIQQILITLEMFWEKVDSILNMLKEKTFAGEELVDMEDMKDEFLSSIDDAGKHWEIFGLCCQRVQGAFSVQSKDAYKFLEINPSSLSEEERKRQYVSITEKLKKINPDPPALCDTQN
- the LOC131536770 gene encoding stonustoxin subunit alpha-like isoform X3; translation: MASEPIELAALGRPLFPGMLYDCRSDSFIPGVTLWDKKSLREDLDSRPQPMTDVKFSSSDSLSSKSSLLDVSASLKASFLGGLVVVRGSARYLRNTKSSNQQSRVTMDYSENSRFDQLTMTQLGKITYPEVFEKKTATHVVTAVLYGAQAFMVFERSFAEDENKQDIEGELNVMVKKIPGFSIEGEGAVKMTDEDNKKAENITCTFHGDFHLEQNPTTYLEALEVYKNLPKQLKANPQNAVPIKVWLYPLSLLDTNAARLVREISTRLISNTEDMMEDLAEVERTCNDLSSRTEENVFSDIKARLHSFQDSFINYKMVLQKALARVLPAIRGGGMEEQSLENILKIHSSSPFKADLLNQWLDDAKSELYLLNNHSKTLNEINTEDSDRLNGILLDPDIHVIVCLTFTSLKYNDPYLSTLKEFQKSDKFKELDEKINLPSVTSNIRKWFKDPEVIAKMRENLLVFKKFSEANKNEKNIRFIISAISNPSIPGSSIYLYENGKLTDTKFQPMSKPPTPTVKNVLEHTVSLKLQKSPTGQTVKYRVEYQQVNADSGAEERWLVIDAAYEDFKLTGLEPGKQYLIRYRIVGKVGVSEASDTVSPETLSSLIVDDNSTLRADFIQELLPSAERTALLYHLAFLSLGGFPKLERLIRDQAIETQLLFRSSEALLLKCVGTISNLLTSLFPILKQAVEKNKPVLAVRYLMEAKELIKDIVAQVDDTVKRYDQHRKSVQTCTSDVYREQKETEEKKAEKSNEMKGEIPDPEHLKEVQVCLSQIQQILITLEMFWEKVDSILNMLKEKTFAGEELVDMEDMKDEFLSSIDDAGKHWEIFGLCCQRVQGAFSVQSKDAYKFLEINPSSLSEEERKRQYVSITEKLKKINPDPPALCDTQN
- the LOC131536770 gene encoding cytolytic toxin-alpha-like isoform X5 — its product is MASEPIELAALGRPLFPGVTLWDKKSLREDLDSRPQPMTDVKFSSSDSLSSKSSLLDVSASLKASFLGGLVVVRGSARYLRNTKSSNQQSRVTMDYSENSRFDQLTMTQLGKITYPEVFEKKTATHVVTAVLYGAQAFMVFERSFAEDENKQDIEGELNVMVKKIPGFSIEGEGAVKMTDEDNKKAENITCTFHGDFHLEQNPTTYLEALEVYKNLPKQLKANPQNAVPIKVWLYPLSLLDTNAARLVREISTRLISNTEDMMEDLAEVERTCNDLSSRTEENVFSDIKARLHSFQDSFINYKMVLQKALARVLPAIRGGGMEEQSLENILKIHSSSPFKADLLNQWLDDAKSELYLLNNHSKTLNEINTEDSDRLNGILLDPDIHVIVCLTFTSLKYNDPYLSTLKEFQKSDKFKELDEKINLPSVTSNIRKWFKDPEVIAKMRENLLVFKKFSEANKNEKNIRFIISAISNPSIPGSSIYLYENGKLTDTKFQPMSKPPTPTVKNVLEHTVSLKLQKSPTGQTVKYRVEYQQVNADSGAEERWLVIDAAYEDFKLTGLEPGKQYLIRYRIVGKVGVSEASDTVSPETLSSLIVDDNSTLRADFIQELLPSAERTALLYHLAFLSLGGFPKLERLIRDQAIETQLLFRSSEALLLKCVGTISNLLTSLFPILKQAVEKNKPVLAVRYLMEAKELIKDIVAQVDDTVKRYDQHRKSVQTCTSDVYREQKETEEKKAEKSNEMKGEIPDPEHLKEVQVCLSQIQQILITLEMFWEKVDSILNMLKEKTFAGEELVDMEDMKDEFLSSIDDAGKHWEIFGLCCQRVQGAFSVQSKDAYKFLEINPSSLSEEERKRQYVSITEKLKKINPDPPALCDTQN